GGTCAACGGCGAGGTCGTGCCCCGCCGCGCGTGGGCCACCACCCCCGTCGCCGACGGTGACCGCGTCGAGCTGCTCGCCGCCATCCAGGGCGGCGCCGGCGACCCCCCGACCGACGAGGACCCGCTCGTCATCGCCGGCGAGAAGCTGTCCTCGCGGCTCGTCCTCGGCACCGGCGGGGCGTCGAGCCTGGAGGCGCTCGAGCAGGCGGTCGTCGCCTCCGGCACCGCGATGGCGACGGTGGCGCTGCGCCGCGTCGACCCCGCGGCGAAGGGCTCGGTCCTCGACGTCCTCGACCGCTGCGGCGTGCGGGTCCTGCCCAACACCGCCGGGTGCTTCACCGCCCGCGACGCGGTGACGACCGCCCGGCTGGCCCGCGAGGCCCTGTCGACCGACTGGGTGAAGCTCGAGGTGATCGGTGACGACCGCACGCTGCTGCCCGACCCCGTCGAGCTGCTCGACGCCGCCGAGCAGCTCGTCGACGACGGCTTCGTCGTCCTGCCCTACTGCGGCGACGACCCGGTCGTCGCCCGCCGCCTCGAGCAGGTCGGCTGCGCGGCGGTCATGCCGCTCGGCTCGCCGATCGGATCGGGCGGGGGGATCCGCAACCGCGCCAACCTCGCCATGATCGTCGAGCGCGCCGGCGTCCCGGTGATCCTCGACGCCGGCATCGGCACCGCCAGCGACGCCGCCCTGGCCATGGAGCTCGGCTGCGACGGGGTGCTGCTCGCCAGCGCGGTCACC
This genomic interval from Egibacteraceae bacterium contains the following:
- the thiS gene encoding sulfur carrier protein ThiS, with protein sequence MNVVVNGQDRAVPDGATVADLVAEHGPAAAGDRIAVAVNGEVVPRRAWATTPVADGDRVELLAAIQGGAGDPPTDEDPLVIAGEKLSSRLVLGTGGASSLEALEQAVVASGTAMATVALRRVDPAAKGSVLDVLDRCGVRVLPNTAGCFTARDAVTTARLAREALSTDWVKLEVIGDDRTLLPDPVELLDAAEQLVDDGFVVLPYCGDDPVVARRLEQVGCAAVMPLGSPIGSGGGIRNRANLAMIVERAGVPVILDAGIGTASDAALAMELGCDGVLLASAVTRAQEPAMMAEAMRAAVRAGRLARRAGRIPVKLYAEASTPFQGLPELSS